The region GTGCCATTTATGTTTGCCAGACCAACCACTTTTTTGTCAGGGCTTGTTAAGAATAGGGCATCACTAAATTTGGATGAGACATTTACTATCTCAAGGGGGCTATCTATATCAAACCCTAGTGAATATACATTATCACCCGATAAAACAACCCCTACATCAAATGGCTCGCCCAGATTAACCGTAGACGGCAGAGAAAGGCTTACAGAAGGATTGTGGATTTCGGATTTTAGATTTCGGATTGAAAGGCTTGCCAAGGATGACCTGCCAAACCTTGTAGCAAGGATTGCCAAATCCTGGACATTTATTATATTATCTCTAGCAAAATCAGCCAAATAATTCCAGTTGGAGTCTGTTGGCTTGCTGCCAAATGCCCTTCCCATAATCGTTAGATCCCTTCCATCTACACGGCTATACTCATCAAGGTTTCCTGAAAGCCCAGTAAAGAATGAGAATGTATACTCAGAGGTTAAGGTCTTTGTGTCTATATCCTTAAGCCCTGTTGTAATAACCACATTGTATAGCTTTTCTTCCAGGAGGAGGTTATCTGGTTTAATGGTGATTTCCTTATTGCTACAGGAATAATTCCCAGGGATAAGGGTATTTGTTCCGATGAGGAGCTTTATTGTTTGTGTTCCGATTGTATCTATGTTTATCTCCTTATTAAAGACAATCTTTACAATACTTGCGGTGCTAACACCCCTCTCTCCATTATTTGGCGTTGTCTTAAGCACCACCAGGTCAAAAACATTGAACTTGTATGGGAATAAATCGGGCATTTGAGCGGGTATGGTTACCTTCTTATTATTTATATCTATTGCCTCAATGTAGTAAGAGACAGAGCCAGGAGAAGAGGTTGTAATTAGAGCAGAATATTCATAGTCAACACCTGTAGAAGACATATCAGTAAAAGTCCAGGTTCCACTATCTATCTTATAATAGAGCTTAATGGTGCTTAATGTAAAATTTGGATCAATAATCTTTACCTTTATATAATGGCTTCCAACAGGCTGGGGGCTGGACAGGGGTGTATGCTCTAAAATAAGGGATGGGACTTGCAAGAGAATTAAATAGTCAATACATCGGGTGAACAAAATCTTTAAATTATCAGTTGGTTGATTGGTTGAAAAGAGGGATGTTGATAAAAATACC is a window of bacterium DNA encoding:
- a CDS encoding Ig-like domain-containing protein, which translates into the protein TNNAFTINHLRGFENQYNYQVYEIYVSIDNAAHPITEGYSQGTDVQVNYGDDPWIAYMSSVDQARGISILGHQSHNRQYGGWWENANYRTLGEIPYERGKAVFLSTSLFSTNQPTDNLKILFTRCIDYLILLQVPSLILEHTPLSSPQPVGSHYIKVKIIDPNFTLSTIKLYYKIDSGTWTFTDMSSTGVDYEYSALITTSSPGSVSYYIEAIDINNKKVTIPAQMPDLFPYKFNVFDLVVLKTTPNNGERGVSTASIVKIVFNKEINIDTIGTQTIKLLIGTNTLIPGNYSCSNKEITIKPDNLLLEEKLYNVVITTGLKDIDTKTLTSEYTFSFFTGLSGNLDEYSRVDGRDLTIMGRAFGSKPTDSNWNYLADFARDNIINVQDLAILATRFGRSSLASLSIRNLKSEIHNPSVSLSLPSTVNLGEPFDVGVVLSGDNVYSLGFDIDSPLEIVNVSSKFSDALFLTSPDKKVVGLANINGTGIACVITLKANKPGAFSLSLKNLTLQDSGLNLLNAEAPEAEINVLPLSSTLQVLGSNYLTNNNLTLKILLPQSAKVQVDVYNIVGQRVRSKGAYLLGSSIMSIDMDVSKGLYFYKVSAEYGSGEKESRTGSLIVK